CGAAGTGCGCGTGCCCGTGACCGAACCGGCGGCGGCGACCGCGTACAAGAAATTCGCGCATCCCGCCTCGGGCATGGCGGTGGTGGGAGTCGCGGTGGTGGTGAAAGCGCGCGGCGCGACCATCGAGAGCGCAGCCATCGGCATCACCGGCGTTGCGCAGTTCGCATATCGCGCCAACGCTGTGGAGAAGAACCTGCGCGGCAAGCCGGCCGGCGCGATCGCCGCCGCGTGCGAGTTCGTCACCGACGGCGTCGAAGTCCTGGGCGATCACTTCGCTTCAGGCGAATACCGCGGCCATCTGGCTCGCGTCTACACCCGTCGCGCGGTGCAGCAATGCATTGCGAGTCGGAAGTAGTAACTGAGGCATCCAAAGTGAATCGGGAAGGGCACGGCTTCATCCGTGCCTGAAAGCGTTCCTTCTCGCAACCCGATACTGAAACCGATGAAGTTTCAAGGCACCTACACCATCGCCGCTCCGCTCGACGCCGTCTGGCGCAACCTAATGAATCCGGCGGTCCTACAACGCGTCATGCCCGGCTGCCAGAAGCTGGAAGAAAAGGTACCCAACCAGTACCGGGCCATACTGAAAACGGGGGTCGGGCCGGTGAAGGGCACTTTTCACGGCGACGTCACCATCTCCGACATCGTCCCCGAGAAAAGTTACACTCTGACCTCGCGCGCCAGCTCCACCGCGGGCTTCGTCGAGGGCGTTGGCCGCCTCGAACTCGAATCGGCCGGCGCCGAAACCATCGTGCGCTTCAGCGGCGAAGCCATGGTTGGCGGCATGTTGGCGTCCGTCGGCGGGCGCTTGGTCGAAGCCGCCGCGCAGAAGAATGTTCGCGACACCTTCGCCAACCTGGCGCGTGAGCTCAATTCCGCCGCCTCGGCGCGTCCTGCATGACGTTCTCTGTTCCCGACCGCTTCAACGCCGCCGCTTACTTCATCGATCCGCACCTTCGCGAACGTTCCGACAAAATTGCCATTGAATGCGGCGACGAGCGCGTCACCTACCGCGAGTTGGTGGCGCGCGTGAATCGCCTCGGCAATGCCCTGCGCCGCGCGCTCGGCGTGCGGGTAGAAGAGCGCGTCCTCCTTCTGCTGCTCGACACCCCGGATTTCGCTGCCTGCTTCTTCGGCGCCATCAAGATCGGCGCTGTGCCCGCGCCCGTAAACACGTTCCTCAAGCCCGCCGAATACGAGTACCTGCTCAATGACAGCCGCGCGCGGGTGGCAATCGTCAGCGAGGCGTTGTTGCCGCTGTTGGCGGCGATACCACGCCATCGTCTGCCATCCCTTGAGCACGTGGTTGTGGTCGGCGGTCCGATTCACGGCGCGCATTCGTTTTCCGAACTGATAAGCGCCGAGCCTGCCGAACTCGATCCTGCGCCCACCCACCTGCATGACCCCGCCTTCTGGCTCTACTCCTCCGGCAGCACCGGTTTCCCCAAAGGCTGCGTTCATTTGCAGCACGACATGGTGGTCACCTCGGAGCTGTACGCGAAACAAATTCTCCAAGTCGGCGAGCACGACCGTTTCTTCAGCGTCGCCAAACTATTTTTTGCCTACGGACTCGGCAACGGGCTGTACTTTCCCCTCGCTGTTGGCGGCGCCAGCATCCTGCTGCCCGGTCCGGCGCAACCGGCAAGTGTCTTCGACATCATCGAGCGCCACCGCCCGACGTTGTTTTTCTCTGTCCCATCAAGCTATGCCGCACTGCTGGCGCACAGGCGTGACGGCTGCGACTTCGATCTCTCCAGCATCCGTAACGCCATCTCTGCCGGCGAGGCGCTGCCCGCCGCCATCTTCCAGCGCTTCGAGTCCCGGTTCGGCGTCGAAATTCTCGACGCCATCGGCTCCACCGAAGCGTTGCACATGTTCATCGCCAACCGCCCCGGCGCCGCGCATCCCGGCTCCAGCGGCCAGGTCATTCCCGGCATGGACGCCAGAATTGTGGACGAGGGCGGCCGCGCAGTTTCCACCGGCGAAGTGGGTAACCTATATATAAGGAGCGACGCCGTGTGCTCCTGTTACTGGAACCAGCACGAGAAAACCAAGGACGCCATCGACGGCCACTGGCTGCGCACCGGCGACAAGTATCGCCAGGATGCCGACGGCTACTTCTGGTACGCCGGGCGCACCGACGATATGCTCAAGGTCAGCGGCGTTTGGGTCAGCCCCGCGGAGATCGAAAGCAC
This genomic stretch from Terriglobia bacterium harbors:
- a CDS encoding carbon monoxide dehydrogenase subunit G gives rise to the protein MKFQGTYTIAAPLDAVWRNLMNPAVLQRVMPGCQKLEEKVPNQYRAILKTGVGPVKGTFHGDVTISDIVPEKSYTLTSRASSTAGFVEGVGRLELESAGAETIVRFSGEAMVGGMLASVGGRLVEAAAQKNVRDTFANLARELNSAASARPA
- a CDS encoding benzoate-CoA ligase family protein — encoded protein: MTFSVPDRFNAAAYFIDPHLRERSDKIAIECGDERVTYRELVARVNRLGNALRRALGVRVEERVLLLLLDTPDFAACFFGAIKIGAVPAPVNTFLKPAEYEYLLNDSRARVAIVSEALLPLLAAIPRHRLPSLEHVVVVGGPIHGAHSFSELISAEPAELDPAPTHLHDPAFWLYSSGSTGFPKGCVHLQHDMVVTSELYAKQILQVGEHDRFFSVAKLFFAYGLGNGLYFPLAVGGASILLPGPAQPASVFDIIERHRPTLFFSVPSSYAALLAHRRDGCDFDLSSIRNAISAGEALPAAIFQRFESRFGVEILDAIGSTEALHMFIANRPGAAHPGSSGQVIPGMDARIVDEGGRAVSTGEVGNLYIRSDAVCSCYWNQHEKTKDAIDGHWLRTGDKYRQDADGYFWYAGRTDDMLKVSGVWVSPAEIESTLVEHPAVQEAAVVGRKDQDELVKPAAYVVLHAGHVPAPDLAQQLQEFVATRLAAYKRPRWVEFLPELPKTATGKIQRFKLRCPAGV